The Fusarium fujikuroi IMI 58289 draft genome, chromosome FFUJ_chr01 sequence GTTCGCGTCGTAATGGGTCACCAAAGTCCCGTCCTGGCTGAAAGCCGACATTACCTGCTCGGGCGTCAGACGGTCGGCGTCTATCTCCATCATTGTACTGCAGAGTTCGGTCGAATCGGTCAGGCGAGCGGTCACGGGGTGATCTGGACCGTTCATAGCGTGAGTATCTTGAGGCCCTAGATGGATTAAGTCAGCATGAAGACGATCCCGCAAGGGGCGAACGGCGTAGGGACCGATTCGTGCGGTGATATTTAGAATCTCTCCTTCGCCGCATGACTAGAATGGAAGATTGTGGGATTGTGGGATTGGGCGATTGTTCGTACATTTCTTAAAGGCCGCAGGATGCCCCAAGGAAGTGGTGATTTATAGGCAGCCCATACACCCAGTTATGCAGAAGTCAAAATTATGGCTCCGAATAACGTGCGCCACGTAAAGCCCCGTAAGTTAAACACTGAAGAAATCGACTCGTCGAGGTTTACAAAACTTTCGCAGGCCTTGTGTCGCCGTCTCGTATTCAGATCGCTGACGTCGCGTCTCGGTTACCAAAAAACACCCTTAACCCGTCGAATGAATGGGGTATCAAATAAGAAAGTCAAAACAGACGTAGAACTTATTAGCGTTATTATATGCGAGCACCGTGTCCGAGACAAGTGAATCGCGTTGAAATGAGGGTCGATATGCAAAGGCGACAGTACCTTTTGCGATAGAGGGGATGGTTGGATGCAGGTTGAAGGTTTGAGGATCGAAGTCAAGCCTCAGGCGTGCATTTGGATCCTAAGGGCCTAAGCTTAAGCGACCCCATCCTGCAAATTGGAATGGACACACTGTCGCGTGGCGCTTAGTGGTGGATGGAAGGGCTCCTCAGCGAATTCAGTCCAGGGGCCTTGACCCAGAATTGCCGTGAGACGCTAGACCACAAATAGATCTGCCAGTCGGAGGGATACATGCACGCCCACTTTTTGAAGCCTCGATGGACCCCGCCGTCTTTTTTCAATGTGGAGCCCGGAGCCGTGATTTTCTCACGGAAGATGGAAATCAGGAAGATAAGGTCAGAGTCAAAACGTTATTATCGAGTCATAGAATACGTAAGAATCTTTAATGAGAAAAACAAATCTGATAATACATCTTCATTGGGGAAACTCGTTCCATTCTTTTACTCTTCCTGGCGTTGTGCTCAACATTTGCTGAGTTTTCGATTGGCCATTAAATTCTGCATTGTCCACACCATTTTACCTACACACTTACGACTCGAAACCTACGGCTCACCACTTACACCAACGTCCTGGGCGCGAAATCAACTCCGATGACTTCCAACTCCGATGCTCCGCCCTCGGCGGCCACAGAGGCCGTCCTGGTCAAGTCAGAGGAGATGCCTGCTGACGCTCAGAAGGTCGAGGAGTTGGACTTCAACAAGTTCAAAGGCCCTATCACGGCGGAGAATCTCTTCGAGGGCATGCGTCACATGGGCTTCCAGGCGTCTTCTATGTGTGAGGCTGTGAGGATCATCAATGATATGGTGCGTTTCAGTTCAGAAACCCTATACTAGAGTTTCAATGAGAAAGGTACACCACCTTGGCTAACGTATGACAGCGTGCATGGAAAGACCCAGAGACGGGGGACAAGACCACAATTTTCTTGGGATATACTTCcaacctcatctcatcaggCCTTCGTGGTGTCCTCCGTTGGCTTGTCGAGCATAACCACGTGTCATGTATCGTCACCACAGCCGGTGGCATCGAAGAGGATTTCATCAAGTGCCTTGGTGACACATATGTCGGTTCCTTCAGTACCCCTGGAGCCGAACTCCGCCGCAAGGGTCTCAACCGCATTGGAAACCTCGTTGTTCCTAATGCGAACTACTGCGCCTTCGAAGACTGGGTCGTCCCCATTCTCGACAAGATGcttgaggagcaggaggctAGTAAAGgcactgaggaagagatcaactGGACGCCATCAAAGGTAATTCATCGTCTAGGTAAGGAGATCAATGATGAGCGATCCGTCTATTACTGGGCATACAAGAACAATGTCCCAGTGTTCTGCCCTGCCATCACTGACGGAAGCCTCGGAGACATGCTCTATTTCCATACTTATAAAACCGCGCCCCTGCAACTGAAGATCGATCTGGTTGAAGATATCCGAcgcatcaacaccattgcTGTCCGAGCCAAGCGGGCCGGTATGATCATCCTGGGTGGTGGTATCATCAAGCACCACATTGCCAATGCATGCTTGATGCGCAATGGTGCCGAGTCGGCGGTTTACATCAACACAGCACAAGAATTTGATGGTAGTGATGCGGGTGCTAGACCAGATGAGGCTGTATCGTGGGGCAAAATCAAAATTGGAGCTGATAATGTGAAAGTAAGTCAACAAGTTTCTTCTACTCCTGCTAGCACTGACCAGTCACAAGGTATACATGGAGGCAACAGCATGTTTTCCCTTTATTGTGGCGAACACTTTTGCAAAGAATATTGGAAAGTCTGACCAATAGAAAACAAAAGAATAGAACGCAAAAGGATGTCAAATAAAGTGTATTACAGGTGTGGACAGCATGTGATCATCCGTCATCGCAAAGAcataatttaaaaataccTGTATTGCTCCAAAACTCCATAGTAGACACGAAAGCAACTGGCTTAGAACACATTCAGGCCCCTAGTCGCTACTAATTTTGAAAGGCCCTAACGCCGAGATCACCTTTTGTGAGTGTAAATGCAAATCCGTGTGCCTAGGTAGCTGCCTTCGTTTCTTCGTGGCCATGTCTAGGATTCAATGTCAACTCTAGCCTTTTTTGCTGGAGGCCCGTCAGTGTCGGACATATCTTGCCCCTGTTCCGAATCAGAAGCAATGGATGTCTTCTGAGCTAAATCTTGTGCCCgttgggcttcttgggcAGCTCGTCGTtcggccttttctttctcaatCTGACCACGAGGTCGATATCGTCGTTTGTTTCTCTGTCGACGCTCTTCTTTGAGCCTGGCAGCTTCtgcttcctcctcctgttGGCGGTGAATCGCATCGAGGTCAATAATGTCCCGCCCCATACTCTCGACGGCCATCCGCCCTTCGTCTAGCGCAGGCCAGGGGTTGAGAACTCCCCCCTTTCTTGTCATCAGCCAGTCCGCGACGTCGAAGCCATCAACGCCCCCATCCCCACGTTGAACAGCCATACATCCTTCACGCCAGAGGGCGATCTCTTGACGTGTAGGTCGCTCTCTAGGACAAGGCGGGAAATGGTCGGGCAGGGAAGGGGTGTCCGAGCTTACAGGGCTTTCCTTGCCACTCTGCGAATCGTCACTGCTATGTCTTTCTGGGGATCGAGTTTTCGGGATTGGGAGCAGACCCTTGGTATTGATTGTTGGAGAGATAGTTGATTCACGCTCGTCATCGCAAGTGTCCTTAACTGAGGTGAGGGGGGTACCCTCTTGCACAAACAGCTCTCGGGCATCATCAGACAAATCGGAAGGAGAGTTCATCTCGGTGGGCGATGCCACAACATCTTCGGCGGGTTCGATGGACAACTGAGGTCTAGGCACAGCCCGTGAACCTAAAAGTAAGAGTTAGGGGAAGGAATCAAGAGGCGCAGCATCAAAAAGTATCAGACTCACCTGGTCGGAGACCGAAGTCTCGTTGGACAGCGTCTCGACGAATACTCATGATATAGTGCTGTGTTTGGAAACACAGGCGCAACGTTCTCTTGGATAGGTCAAATGTTCGCTGCGACCGGTGAATGCTGATGCGATCATAAGAGGCGGCGAGAGGCAAGTTGTGATGAATGTAAATGCTCTCTTGATTTTGAGAAAGTCCGAGAGGGGAAAAAGGTTTATGTTGTTGATAGTAAGAGAAGTGATGTGATAGTAAAGGTCAAGAATTTACGTAGACTTTACGTGAATGAATCAGAATGCGTTTGGTGCCAAGGTAAAGTTGACGGCTTCCATTTTCTATCACTGGCAGAAACTGCAGATCTGCCTCTACTTCCCTAACGCCAacagtaggtaggtaccaaCCGCCTGAGCACCACTGAAGATCCAGACGTATTCAGAGAGGCCCTCAGGCTTCCCCGATACTCTGCTTAAACTGTTTCAAGG is a genomic window containing:
- a CDS encoding probable deoxyhypusine synthase, which codes for MTSNSDAPPSAATEAVLVKSEEMPADAQKVEELDFNKFKGPITAENLFEGMRHMGFQASSMCEAVRIINDMRAWKDPETGDKTTIFLGYTSNLISSGLRGVLRWLVEHNHVSCIVTTAGGIEEDFIKCLGDTYVGSFSTPGAELRRKGLNRIGNLVVPNANYCAFEDWVVPILDKMLEEQEASKGTEEEINWTPSKVIHRLGKEINDERSVYYWAYKNNVPVFCPAITDGSLGDMLYFHTYKTAPLQLKIDLVEDIRRINTIAVRAKRAGMIILGGGIIKHHIANACLMRNGAESAVYINTAQEFDGSDAGARPDEAVSWGKIKIGADNVKVYMEATACFPFIVANTFAKNIGKSDQ